A window of the Thalassospira indica genome harbors these coding sequences:
- a CDS encoding helix-turn-helix domain-containing protein codes for MEDDTTAWLSARLRREREMRGWSLGQFAEESGVSKAMISKIERGEASPTATVLGRLSGALSLTVSALLSRTPSVHHGVRTHATQPLWSDPETGYDRRQVLSGQKIPLELVEVNLPAGQQVTMPAAAFTFIQQAIWVLEGSLLFHEGDRVHKLDQGDCLELGPPQDCIFHNQSHENCRYLVAVVRSTP; via the coding sequence ATGGAAGACGACACCACAGCATGGCTTTCGGCACGCCTTCGCCGTGAACGTGAAATGCGCGGCTGGTCACTGGGCCAGTTTGCCGAGGAATCCGGCGTCTCCAAGGCCATGATCAGCAAGATCGAACGCGGCGAAGCCAGCCCGACGGCAACGGTTCTGGGCCGGCTTTCCGGGGCCTTGTCGCTGACGGTATCCGCGCTTCTGTCGCGCACGCCTTCTGTCCATCATGGTGTACGGACCCACGCGACACAGCCCTTATGGTCCGATCCCGAAACCGGCTATGACCGCCGTCAGGTTCTTTCGGGGCAGAAAATCCCGCTGGAATTGGTCGAGGTTAATTTGCCCGCCGGTCAGCAGGTCACCATGCCCGCCGCGGCCTTCACCTTCATCCAACAGGCGATCTGGGTTCTGGAGGGCAGCTTGCTGTTTCATGAAGGCGACCGGGTGCACAAGCTTGATCAGGGCGATTGCCTCGAACTCGGCCCGCCGCAGGATTGCATTTTCCACAACCAAAGCCACGAAAACTGCCGATATCTGGTCGCGGTCGTGCGCAGCACGCCGTAA
- a CDS encoding RNA-directed DNA polymerase: protein MSVYERLLAPENLNYAWIKAKNLYRMADGYVDRGEIAAFELDLENRLELIRRQFKKGRYRLKKLRPLPRPKKISKDQPEDRQYYHVAIDDQVAWLAMVNALGPELDLKMEPWSYGNRLYRPAWYERDEARNSKLEIGPYRHASGHLYRKFQHSWPLFRRHVTLTARMMVERRKLRDNEMDDADRLAAITAEHANLAYFRTGYWPDDNPEGSKNDLYHASIDLKQFFPKLKIDAVARSLHEVNVSDDSWFTNLVTSMLNFRVDMTGVPNSALENVVPQFQKGSVNGIPTGLFVAGFLANAAMLPIDRKVAEKLDAQHNVAHFRFVDDHTIIAYDFDTLCEWLLWYEKLLVNEGVGPSINEEKFDPPSLGNWMERLKKGKSLGELKKKHADDWSTAILETKLDGKNPTKLMTKTLAQVSTIAATDIHILDDDDLDERLKMLEWLLLADIPEREIRPDTRASFAAGQIASLVPVLVQEADGLVDAARDVARFKAHEPVRSRSTDEELQVYKEKLAGLEEILANCMKEDAENKNILLGRCFSLLLQSLREYPGKARLFYRTHQYCRITGYHGLRAIAEWLKDTRIAGQAAWADYYIALSMQIIAAGLLATVGRLMAMDALQSDIEAAASHLRDVASLDNNDFRVPPDRETWYHAIGRREFGVALLQVAQVLWDKPEYRPIARKLSALSNEYLHFASDGKSDSWLDATGWTPGVWAHLAENSLGTGGSLPLHG from the coding sequence ATGAGTGTATATGAACGTTTGCTGGCCCCGGAAAATCTTAACTATGCTTGGATCAAGGCGAAAAACCTTTACCGAATGGCTGACGGATATGTTGATAGAGGTGAAATCGCTGCATTTGAACTCGATCTTGAGAACCGCCTCGAGCTCATTCGCCGTCAGTTCAAAAAGGGCAGATACCGTCTCAAAAAGCTGCGTCCTCTCCCACGGCCAAAGAAAATATCGAAAGATCAGCCAGAAGATCGCCAATACTATCATGTGGCTATTGACGACCAAGTAGCGTGGTTAGCAATGGTTAATGCGCTAGGCCCGGAGCTTGATCTTAAAATGGAGCCGTGGAGCTATGGCAATAGGCTTTACCGCCCAGCTTGGTATGAGAGAGACGAAGCAAGAAACTCTAAGTTAGAGATTGGCCCATATCGACATGCATCTGGCCATTTGTATCGGAAATTCCAGCACAGCTGGCCGTTATTTCGGCGTCACGTAACCCTTACTGCACGGATGATGGTGGAACGCAGGAAACTGCGAGACAACGAAATGGATGATGCTGACAGGCTAGCTGCTATCACCGCCGAACATGCGAACCTTGCCTATTTCAGAACAGGTTACTGGCCTGATGATAATCCAGAAGGTTCCAAAAATGATCTTTATCATGCTTCAATCGACCTTAAGCAATTCTTTCCAAAACTGAAAATCGACGCCGTAGCGAGAAGCCTACATGAGGTTAACGTATCGGATGATAGCTGGTTCACCAATTTGGTGACGTCTATGTTGAATTTCCGGGTAGACATGACTGGAGTGCCGAACTCCGCGCTCGAAAATGTCGTTCCGCAGTTTCAAAAGGGCAGTGTTAATGGGATTCCGACTGGTCTTTTCGTTGCCGGTTTCTTAGCCAATGCGGCTATGCTTCCGATAGACAGGAAGGTCGCGGAGAAGCTTGATGCGCAGCACAATGTAGCACATTTCCGGTTTGTCGACGACCACACGATTATTGCCTACGATTTCGATACTTTGTGTGAATGGCTCCTCTGGTATGAGAAATTGCTTGTTAATGAGGGCGTCGGTCCCTCGATAAATGAAGAAAAGTTTGATCCACCGAGCCTTGGTAACTGGATGGAGCGTCTGAAGAAAGGCAAGTCGCTCGGTGAGTTGAAGAAGAAGCATGCAGATGACTGGTCCACGGCGATCTTGGAAACAAAACTGGATGGCAAGAACCCAACCAAGTTGATGACAAAGACTTTGGCGCAGGTATCGACAATAGCTGCAACCGATATTCATATCCTTGATGATGATGATCTGGATGAGCGCTTGAAGATGCTTGAATGGCTTCTTCTAGCAGACATTCCCGAGCGCGAGATACGCCCGGATACACGTGCTTCTTTTGCTGCAGGTCAGATTGCCTCTCTTGTTCCCGTTTTGGTTCAGGAAGCTGACGGTCTTGTCGATGCGGCGCGTGATGTAGCGAGGTTCAAGGCGCATGAGCCCGTGCGGAGCCGATCAACAGACGAAGAGTTGCAGGTCTATAAGGAAAAACTCGCCGGACTGGAGGAGATTCTAGCGAATTGTATGAAGGAGGACGCAGAGAATAAAAATATTCTGCTTGGTCGCTGCTTCAGCCTGTTACTCCAATCTTTACGCGAGTATCCGGGCAAGGCACGGCTTTTCTATCGAACTCATCAATATTGCCGGATAACTGGGTATCATGGTCTCAGGGCTATCGCAGAATGGTTAAAAGATACGCGGATTGCAGGGCAGGCTGCTTGGGCGGATTATTACATTGCGCTTTCGATGCAGATCATAGCAGCTGGTCTTCTTGCGACAGTTGGACGGCTTATGGCAATGGACGCCCTACAGTCCGATATCGAAGCCGCTGCTAGCCACCTTCGAGACGTCGCCTCTCTCGATAACAATGACTTTCGAGTGCCGCCTGATCGAGAAACTTGGTATCATGCCATTGGGCGTAGGGAGTTTGGCGTTGCATTGCTTCAGGTTGCTCAGGTGCTTTGGGATAAACCGGAGTATAGGCCCATTGCGCGCAAGTTATCTGCACTTTCCAATGAATATTTGCATTTTGCGTCGGATGGAAAATCTGATTCATGGCTCGATGCAACTGGATGGACACCGGGAGTATGGGCACATCTTGCTGAAAATAGCTTAGGCACGGGGGGGAGCCTTCCACTGCATGGTTAG
- a CDS encoding ABC transporter permease has protein sequence MSASSLLSRPWFGPVAALILIVLGIGIISPDFFSIRIVDGHLYGSLVDVVHRGASTALVAVGMAIVIGTRGIDLSVGSIIAISGAVMAVLIRDTDLHPAVIILAALGAGILCGLWNGILVAFLDIQPIIATLILMVAGRGIAQMITGGQIVTFHGEFFEAIGSGYLLGIPWRVIIAAAVIAAIYFIMRKTALGLFVESVGGNARASRVAGIDARGIKLMAYAASGLCSAFAGIIIAADIRGADANNAGLWLELDAILAVVIGGASLMGGRFFIAMTVIGVLIIQALTTGILLSGLPSQYTLIVKAAVVMIVLLVQAPKSRELVGQAMERFKRGKSDEN, from the coding sequence ATGTCTGCATCTTCTTTGTTAAGTCGGCCGTGGTTTGGCCCGGTCGCAGCCCTGATTTTGATTGTGCTGGGCATCGGGATCATTTCACCGGATTTCTTTAGCATCCGTATCGTTGACGGGCACCTTTACGGGTCGCTGGTTGATGTTGTCCATCGCGGGGCATCCACGGCCCTTGTGGCGGTCGGTATGGCAATTGTGATTGGCACGCGCGGCATTGATCTTTCGGTTGGTTCGATCATCGCCATTTCGGGGGCGGTGATGGCGGTTCTGATCCGCGATACCGATTTGCATCCGGCGGTGATTATTCTGGCCGCCCTTGGTGCCGGGATTTTGTGCGGTTTGTGGAACGGCATCCTTGTGGCCTTCCTTGATATTCAGCCAATTATTGCAACCCTGATCCTGATGGTGGCCGGTCGCGGGATTGCCCAGATGATCACCGGTGGGCAGATCGTGACCTTCCATGGTGAGTTTTTCGAGGCGATTGGCAGTGGCTATCTACTGGGTATTCCGTGGCGGGTGATTATTGCCGCCGCCGTGATTGCGGCGATCTATTTCATCATGCGCAAGACCGCCCTTGGCCTGTTTGTTGAATCGGTTGGTGGAAATGCGCGTGCCAGCCGGGTCGCGGGCATTGATGCGCGCGGCATCAAGCTGATGGCATATGCGGCATCGGGGCTGTGTTCGGCCTTTGCCGGGATCATTATTGCCGCCGACATTCGCGGGGCGGATGCCAACAATGCCGGTTTGTGGCTTGAACTCGATGCCATTCTGGCGGTTGTGATTGGTGGCGCGTCGTTGATGGGTGGGCGGTTCTTTATTGCCATGACCGTGATTGGCGTTCTGATCATCCAGGCCCTGACCACGGGTATTTTGCTGTCGGGTCTTCCGTCGCAATACACGCTCATCGTCAAGGCGGCGGTGGTGATGATCGTCCTTCTGGTGCAGGCACCAAAATCCCGCGAACTGGTCGGGCAGGCGATGGAACGCTTCAAGCGGGGGAAATCCGATGAAAATTAA
- a CDS encoding FadR/GntR family transcriptional regulator encodes MSSTMSRTYAKRSLHSIVAHDLGARIVSGKLAPGDVLPTEAALSESLDVSRTALREAIKILSAKGLIESRPKTGTRVKPRSSWNLLDPDVLSWHFPDPDPAFLYSLLETRLIIEPNTAAMAAVRATPEQIKHLETAYFEMEKAEPGTEAVYITDLVFHQGILDASGNDFMKSFGMLIETALIGSFRLSSGGPKAHVKSLPDHHAVYAAISQRDPEEARSKMHGLLRRTMRELRKELGMSVEHDWDQIGL; translated from the coding sequence ATGTCGTCTACCATGTCGAGAACTTACGCCAAACGCAGTCTGCACAGCATTGTTGCCCACGATCTTGGCGCACGCATTGTTTCGGGCAAGCTTGCGCCTGGCGATGTCCTGCCGACAGAGGCGGCCCTAAGTGAATCCCTTGATGTTTCACGCACAGCCCTTCGTGAAGCCATCAAAATCCTTTCGGCCAAGGGGCTGATTGAAAGCCGCCCGAAGACCGGCACCCGGGTCAAACCGCGTTCAAGCTGGAACCTGCTGGATCCTGATGTCCTGTCCTGGCACTTCCCGGACCCGGACCCGGCATTTCTCTATAGCCTGCTTGAAACCCGCCTGATCATCGAGCCCAACACGGCCGCCATGGCCGCCGTCCGCGCCACGCCGGAACAGATCAAGCATCTTGAAACCGCCTATTTCGAAATGGAAAAGGCCGAACCCGGCACCGAGGCGGTTTATATTACCGATCTTGTGTTCCATCAGGGCATTCTGGATGCGTCGGGCAACGATTTCATGAAGTCGTTTGGCATGTTGATCGAAACCGCCCTGATCGGTTCTTTCCGCCTGTCATCGGGCGGACCCAAGGCGCATGTCAAGTCGCTGCCCGATCACCACGCGGTCTATGCCGCCATCAGCCAACGCGATCCCGAAGAGGCGCGCAGCAAAATGCACGGCCTGCTGCGCCGGACCATGCGCGAACTGCGCAAGGAGCTCGGCATGTCGGTCGAACATGATTGGGATCAGATCGGCCTGTAA
- a CDS encoding SDR family NAD(P)-dependent oxidoreductase → MSDRMPTHYTSLKDKSVFITGGASGIGEAIVTAFVEQGAKVAFVDIMEDAGNALVEKLSKDARNSPVFIKCDLTDIAALQAAVAKAAEINGPITGLMNNAANDTRHKWQDVTPEYWDERQAINIRPSFFAIQAVAPMMQKAGGGAIINFGSVSWMMGQGGMPGYTTAKAATHGLTRGMARDLGKDHIRVNTLVPGWVMTQRQLDLWVDEAAEREIDERQCLKNKVMPDDIARMALFLISDEARMVTAQNFIVDGGWV, encoded by the coding sequence ATGTCTGATCGCATGCCGACACACTACACAAGCCTAAAAGACAAATCGGTATTCATCACCGGTGGGGCATCGGGTATTGGCGAGGCGATTGTGACCGCCTTTGTCGAGCAGGGGGCAAAAGTCGCCTTTGTCGACATCATGGAAGATGCCGGTAACGCACTTGTCGAAAAGCTTTCGAAAGATGCGCGAAATTCGCCTGTCTTTATCAAATGCGATCTGACCGATATTGCCGCCTTGCAGGCAGCCGTTGCCAAGGCGGCCGAGATCAATGGCCCGATCACCGGGTTGATGAACAATGCGGCGAATGATACCCGCCATAAATGGCAGGACGTCACCCCGGAATACTGGGATGAGCGTCAGGCAATCAATATTCGTCCGTCCTTCTTTGCCATTCAGGCGGTGGCGCCGATGATGCAAAAGGCCGGTGGCGGTGCGATCATCAATTTCGGGTCGGTCAGTTGGATGATGGGGCAGGGCGGTATGCCCGGCTACACGACGGCAAAGGCCGCGACCCATGGTCTGACGCGCGGCATGGCACGCGATCTTGGCAAGGATCACATCCGCGTCAATACGCTTGTGCCCGGTTGGGTCATGACCCAGCGCCAGCTTGACCTGTGGGTCGATGAAGCCGCCGAGCGTGAAATTGATGAGCGCCAGTGCCTGAAAAACAAGGTGATGCCCGATGACATTGCCCGCATGGCGCTTTTCCTGATTTCGGACGAGGCCCGCATGGTCACCGCCCAGAACTTTATCGTTGATGGCGGCTGGGTCTAA
- a CDS encoding MFS transporter, translated as MSEAQSRPDQAVDQTTAPAPAAWAAVISMTLGVFGLVTAEFLPVSLLTPMADDLRITEGMAGQAMSATAVMALITSLLTATVTRKIDRRYVLLGFSVLLIAANIMIAQAPNYAILLAGRVLLGVALGGFWTMSAAIIMRLVPEKNVPRALAILFSGVSAATVFAAPLGSYLGDVIGWRNVFMLASLLGVLALVVQFATLPKMPPRGRATLRTLIEVINRPRMKFGLFSLVLIITGHFALFTYVRPFLENVSGVTTAGVSGILLGFGVANFIGTYVGGALIARSLRMTIALMPMIMGLAGVGMVAIDGAVAPTTVLVAIWGMAFGGVPVAWSTWITRTVPDEAESGGGLLVAGFQLAIATGAAVGGLVFDTSGALGVFTIAGFLLLAASIIVTLGLRTAPVPAEQG; from the coding sequence ATGAGTGAAGCACAATCCCGCCCCGATCAAGCCGTGGATCAAACCACAGCGCCCGCACCTGCTGCCTGGGCTGCTGTGATTTCCATGACGCTCGGGGTTTTCGGGCTGGTCACGGCCGAGTTTTTACCGGTCAGCCTGCTCACCCCGATGGCAGATGACCTGCGCATTACCGAAGGCATGGCAGGCCAAGCCATGTCGGCCACCGCCGTTATGGCCCTGATCACCAGCCTTCTGACCGCGACCGTTACCCGCAAGATTGACCGCCGCTATGTTCTGCTTGGCTTTTCGGTTCTTCTGATTGCCGCGAACATCATGATCGCACAGGCCCCGAACTATGCCATCCTTCTGGCTGGCCGGGTCTTGCTGGGCGTTGCCCTTGGTGGTTTCTGGACGATGTCGGCGGCCATCATCATGCGCCTTGTGCCGGAAAAGAACGTCCCGCGCGCCCTTGCCATCCTGTTTAGCGGCGTTTCCGCCGCCACCGTCTTTGCCGCCCCGCTCGGCAGTTATCTTGGCGATGTCATTGGCTGGCGCAATGTCTTTATGCTGGCGTCCCTGCTGGGCGTTCTTGCCCTTGTCGTGCAATTCGCAACCCTGCCCAAAATGCCGCCGCGCGGGCGTGCGACCCTGCGCACCTTGATCGAGGTCATCAACCGCCCGCGCATGAAATTCGGGCTGTTTTCGCTTGTCCTGATCATTACCGGCCATTTCGCGCTGTTTACCTATGTCCGCCCGTTCCTTGAAAATGTCTCGGGTGTGACGACGGCGGGTGTCTCGGGCATTTTGCTGGGCTTTGGAGTTGCCAACTTTATTGGCACCTATGTCGGCGGCGCGCTGATTGCCCGCTCGCTGCGCATGACCATCGCCCTGATGCCGATGATCATGGGGCTGGCCGGGGTCGGCATGGTCGCCATTGATGGTGCGGTTGCCCCGACCACCGTGCTTGTTGCGATCTGGGGCATGGCCTTTGGCGGTGTGCCGGTCGCATGGTCCACCTGGATCACGCGCACCGTGCCTGATGAGGCCGAAAGCGGCGGCGGACTTCTGGTCGCCGGTTTCCAGCTTGCCATTGCCACCGGTGCCGCAGTCGGCGGCCTTGTCTTTGACACCAGCGGCGCGCTTGGCGTCTTTACCATCGCCGGTTTCCTGCTTCTCGCCGCATCGATCATCGTAACCCTGGGCCTGCGAACCGCCCCTGTTCCCGCCGAACAGGGATAG
- the yjfF gene encoding galactofuranose ABC transporter, permease protein YjfF, which yields MKINERFYPILATLAVLVLLYGYGIFEHRAFSDTYVLGALLTDNAFLIITAVGMTFVILSGGIDLSVGSMIAFIGVLMAELVTGFGMHPVTAAVIAMIVGSAFGAFMGVIIAKFDIQPFIITLAGMFFLRGICFLINLDSVPIDHPFVSDFAGFKVQLPGRGWLTASALLMLATVIGGVVIAHFTRFGRNVYAIGGDRHSAELLGVPVHSTIIRVYTLSGFFSALSGVVFAFYTASAYPLAAVGVELDAIAAVVIGGTLLTGGMGFVLGTFFGGIIMGVIQTLIAFDGSLNSWWTKIMIGALLFGFIVLQRLITRSFSGMRAGAT from the coding sequence ATGAAAATTAATGAACGGTTTTATCCGATCCTTGCCACGCTTGCGGTTCTGGTACTGCTGTATGGCTATGGGATTTTTGAACACCGCGCCTTTTCCGATACCTATGTTCTGGGCGCGCTTCTGACCGACAACGCCTTTTTGATCATTACCGCCGTTGGCATGACTTTTGTCATTCTGTCGGGCGGGATTGATCTTTCGGTGGGGTCGATGATTGCCTTTATCGGGGTTCTGATGGCCGAACTTGTGACCGGCTTTGGCATGCATCCGGTGACGGCGGCAGTGATCGCGATGATTGTCGGATCGGCATTCGGGGCGTTTATGGGGGTGATTATCGCCAAGTTCGATATTCAGCCCTTTATCATCACGCTGGCCGGGATGTTTTTCCTGCGCGGCATATGCTTCCTGATCAATCTGGATTCCGTTCCGATTGACCATCCGTTTGTCTCAGACTTTGCCGGGTTTAAGGTTCAATTGCCCGGGCGTGGCTGGTTGACGGCATCGGCCCTTTTGATGTTGGCGACCGTCATTGGCGGGGTGGTGATTGCCCACTTCACCCGGTTTGGCCGCAATGTCTATGCAATTGGCGGGGATCGGCATTCGGCAGAATTGCTGGGTGTTCCGGTCCATAGCACCATCATCCGGGTCTATACCTTGTCGGGCTTTTTCAGTGCGCTTTCAGGTGTCGTATTCGCCTTTTACACCGCATCGGCCTATCCGCTGGCGGCGGTGGGTGTGGAGCTGGATGCGATTGCTGCGGTGGTGATTGGTGGCACGCTTCTGACCGGCGGGATGGGCTTTGTGCTCGGCACGTTCTTTGGCGGGATCATCATGGGGGTTATCCAGACCCTGATCGCCTTTGACGGGTCGCTGAACAGCTGGTGGACCAAGATCATGATCGGCGCGCTTCTGTTTGGCTTTATCGTCCTGCAACGCCTGATCACGCGTTCCTTCTCGGGCATGCGCGCCGGGGCGACATAA
- the araD1 gene encoding AraD1 family protein: MRLVQFKDTAGAQHVAVVEDQNTLIPLKGVSTTRELATIALAKGMTMIEKAKIRMGDTTVDYNEVARDGRLLPPITHVDPAHFLVTGTGLTHLGSASARANMHKADNKDANETDSMKMFRMGVEGGKPKAGEHGVQPEWFYKGDGSIVANPGADIPSPSFALDGSEEPEIAAVYVIDHDGTPVRIGFAIGNEFSDHVMERQNYLYLAHSKLRHCAMGPELLLGDLPNHVEGTSRLYRDGKVIWEKQFVSGEDNMSHSIANLEYHHFKYDLFRRPGDVHAHFFGTATLSFADGITTQDGDEFEIESALFGRPIRNRLMVQAERPVTVKAI; encoded by the coding sequence ATGAGACTGGTTCAATTCAAGGACACCGCCGGCGCGCAACATGTGGCCGTGGTCGAAGACCAAAATACCCTGATCCCGCTTAAGGGCGTATCCACCACCCGTGAACTTGCGACCATCGCCCTTGCCAAAGGCATGACGATGATCGAAAAGGCAAAAATTCGTATGGGCGACACCACGGTCGACTATAACGAAGTTGCCCGTGATGGCCGCCTTTTGCCGCCGATTACCCATGTTGATCCGGCGCATTTCCTTGTGACGGGCACGGGCCTGACCCATCTTGGGTCCGCATCGGCGCGTGCGAACATGCACAAGGCCGATAACAAGGACGCCAACGAAACCGATTCCATGAAGATGTTCCGCATGGGGGTTGAGGGCGGCAAGCCCAAGGCTGGCGAACATGGTGTGCAGCCGGAATGGTTCTATAAGGGCGATGGCTCCATCGTTGCCAATCCGGGGGCAGATATCCCAAGCCCGTCCTTTGCCCTGGATGGCAGTGAGGAGCCGGAAATTGCCGCGGTCTATGTCATTGACCATGATGGTACCCCGGTGCGCATCGGCTTTGCCATTGGCAACGAGTTTTCCGACCATGTGATGGAGCGTCAGAACTACCTGTATCTGGCGCATTCAAAGCTGCGCCATTGCGCGATGGGCCCGGAATTGCTGCTGGGCGATCTGCCAAACCATGTCGAGGGCACCTCGCGCCTCTATCGCGATGGCAAGGTGATCTGGGAAAAGCAGTTCGTCAGCGGCGAAGACAACATGTCGCACTCCATCGCCAACCTTGAATACCACCATTTCAAGTATGACCTGTTCCGCCGTCCGGGCGATGTGCATGCGCATTTCTTTGGCACCGCGACGCTCAGCTTTGCCGATGGCATCACGACGCAGGACGGTGATGAATTCGAAATTGAATCTGCCCTGTTTGGTCGCCCGATCCGCAACCGCCTGATGGTTCAGGCAGAGCGCCCGGTGACCGTCAAGGCGATCTGA
- a CDS encoding CHC2 zinc finger domain-containing protein — protein sequence MGGRREDTDALNQLGVQYVGNLLGIRLPAEGTIRCPFKGHDDRRPSFEVCKGGRYWVCYACGNKGGPIDLVKTYLGITFIEAKKWLAEKSGLDRGKSGWGRSPQLRMSRPISRKNQNHTQPREVEESAYDHELYASFLAQSPLRSSGKLYLQNRGFSDAIISRFSIGQVPDIAMIRTLIADFGFNRVEVAGLLTKSSTQSSYWPIFPKGSLLFPYLEGGRVAYFQARLINETEKEKRWRNLNHRRRRLYNVDVLTDINVRRVAICEGVTDVLSATQLGCEAIGLIGVGAGLSESEMIALRGKQIDLLLDWDTAGEKRATTLGKELKRFGVAATRKSAPQSGATDINDYLRQGNKRI from the coding sequence ATGGGGGGAAGAAGAGAAGATACTGATGCCCTAAATCAGCTTGGCGTACAGTATGTTGGCAACTTGCTCGGAATAAGGTTACCAGCAGAAGGTACGATTCGTTGCCCTTTTAAAGGGCATGACGACCGCAGACCTTCCTTTGAGGTGTGCAAAGGGGGGCGGTATTGGGTCTGTTATGCTTGTGGCAACAAGGGCGGACCGATCGACCTCGTTAAGACCTATCTAGGTATCACATTTATAGAAGCGAAGAAATGGCTTGCCGAAAAAAGTGGTTTAGACAGAGGTAAGTCAGGTTGGGGGCGGAGCCCACAACTTAGGATGAGCAGACCGATCTCTAGGAAAAATCAAAATCATACTCAACCTAGAGAGGTGGAGGAGTCTGCGTATGATCATGAGCTTTATGCGTCTTTTCTTGCACAGTCACCGCTAAGGTCTTCGGGCAAGCTTTATTTGCAAAATCGGGGGTTTAGCGACGCGATCATATCGCGTTTTTCTATTGGTCAGGTGCCTGATATCGCCATGATCAGGACATTGATAGCGGACTTCGGGTTTAACCGTGTGGAGGTTGCTGGGCTGTTAACGAAATCGTCGACCCAAAGTAGCTATTGGCCGATTTTTCCCAAAGGGTCACTGTTGTTCCCGTATTTGGAAGGGGGGCGCGTCGCCTATTTTCAGGCACGCCTTATCAATGAAACAGAAAAAGAAAAGCGATGGAGAAATCTAAATCATCGCCGCCGCCGCCTCTACAATGTGGATGTATTGACTGACATCAATGTAAGACGTGTTGCCATCTGCGAAGGCGTGACTGATGTGCTATCGGCAACGCAACTTGGATGTGAGGCGATTGGTTTAATTGGGGTTGGCGCGGGACTTTCTGAGAGTGAGATGATCGCACTGCGCGGCAAACAGATCGACCTGCTCCTCGATTGGGATACGGCAGGAGAAAAGCGGGCCACAACACTTGGCAAGGAACTAAAGCGCTTTGGCGTTGCTGCTACCCGAAAATCTGCTCCTCAAAGTGGGGCAACGGACATTAACGATTATCTCCGTCAGGGGAACAAGCGAATATGA
- a CDS encoding AraC family transcriptional regulator gives MSPIPDTALNSPSDHLEGQFNASGHDMVNELLSGVRLRGLDYRRIEISTPYGLRFGEDQDETRAWFHFIAQGTVQLRTKTGATHVLGCGDAVLLPCAGIHDLYSEDGVALRSVDAFEKARLCDAASEIRACEEGVCRSKDNLIFSCAMEFDLGWLHPLAHLKPEVMHIETVPEHDPQIPAILDVMTAELKAKRPGYGVILTRLADVVAAAILRRWVETGCDVCGWVEAVRDPKLARVLAALHKEPGRSWSVADMASEMGVSRSVFAERFAELTKSTPQHYLTNLRMRLASQWIGRENLSLDEVADRLGYASVAAFSRAFKRTTGISPGAVRSSQS, from the coding sequence ATGTCACCCATTCCTGATACCGCGCTTAACAGCCCGTCTGATCATCTTGAGGGCCAGTTCAATGCATCGGGCCATGACATGGTCAATGAGCTTCTGTCCGGTGTGCGCCTGCGCGGGCTTGATTACCGCCGGATCGAGATTTCCACCCCGTATGGTTTGCGCTTTGGCGAGGATCAGGACGAAACCCGTGCCTGGTTTCATTTTATCGCGCAGGGCACGGTTCAACTCCGTACCAAAACCGGGGCGACGCATGTTCTGGGCTGCGGGGATGCGGTGTTGCTGCCCTGTGCGGGCATTCACGATCTTTACAGCGAAGATGGTGTGGCCCTGCGCAGTGTCGATGCGTTTGAAAAGGCGCGGCTGTGTGATGCGGCATCCGAAATTCGTGCCTGCGAAGAGGGTGTTTGTCGGTCAAAGGACAATCTGATTTTCAGTTGTGCGATGGAGTTTGATCTGGGCTGGTTGCATCCGCTCGCCCACCTTAAGCCGGAAGTCATGCATATCGAAACCGTGCCGGAGCATGACCCGCAAATCCCGGCGATCCTCGATGTCATGACCGCAGAGCTTAAAGCCAAGCGCCCGGGATATGGCGTGATCCTGACCCGGCTTGCCGATGTGGTGGCGGCGGCCATTTTGCGCCGTTGGGTCGAGACGGGCTGTGATGTTTGTGGTTGGGTTGAAGCGGTGCGGGATCCGAAACTGGCGCGCGTTCTGGCGGCCCTTCACAAGGAGCCGGGGCGGAGCTGGTCGGTTGCGGATATGGCATCCGAAATGGGTGTGTCGCGATCCGTCTTTGCCGAACGGTTTGCAGAACTGACCAAATCAACGCCGCAGCACTATCTGACCAATTTGCGCATGCGTCTGGCCAGTCAGTGGATCGGGCGGGAAAACCTGTCGCTGGATGAGGTTGCCGATCGTCTTGGTTATGCCTCGGTCGCGGCATTCAGCCGCGCGTTCAAGCGCACCACCGGGATTTCGCCCGGTGCCGTGCGATCAAGCCAAAGCTGA